CGCTCAACCAGGTGTACGATAGCGTTGATGGTGCGGAAATTCTCGATATCCAGGTCTTCGTTTTCAACGCTGATGCCGAACTCGTTTTCTACGAACAGCACCAGTTGCATGGCGAACAAGGAGTTGACAAAGCCCATCGCGAAGATGTCCTGGTCATCTCCCAGGTCAATGTTTTGAAAAAAGCGTGCCAGGAATGCCTTTGTTTTGCTGCGAATGTCTTCCATTGTGTTGCCTTTCTTTTCTATGAGTAGCTGTAAAAGCCCTTGCCGCTTTTGCGACCATAAAGCCCCGCATCTACCATCTTTTTGAGCAGG
The nucleotide sequence above comes from Ktedonobacteraceae bacterium. Encoded proteins:
- a CDS encoding acyl carrier protein; translated protein: MEDIRSKTKAFLARFFQNIDLGDDQDIFAMGFVNSLFAMQLVLFVENEFGISVENEDLDIENFRTINAIVHLVERKTTTQMTV